In one window of Helianthus annuus cultivar XRQ/B chromosome 17, HanXRQr2.0-SUNRISE, whole genome shotgun sequence DNA:
- the LOC110921496 gene encoding zinc-finger homeodomain protein 9 yields MALKHPTPHIPYHESEPTPPHSPSIKHHHHHPPPHTAATYKECLKNHAARIGGHALDGCGEFMPQTHTPTDPSSYKCAACGCHRNFHRREPTTTTATRTHFIDFHRPHQTSTSTSTSPPISPSPQPTNYAYGEHLLLSLRTAPDQNHTVATPGTPVAIKISGRKRFRTKFSQDQKDKMLSFAEKVGWKMQRCDDKMVVDFCNEIGIRRSVFKVWIHNNKNTLAKREKDSPATGTATGNTVVAAALVCSDDTTHQDHGSSSSS; encoded by the coding sequence ATGGCCCTAAAACACCCCACCCCCCATATCCCATACCATGAAAGTGAACCCACCCCACCTCATTCCCCATCAatcaaacaccaccaccaccacccgccGCCGCACACGGCGGCCACATACAAAGAATGCCTCAAGAACCATGCCGCCCGCATAGGTGGCCACGCCTTAGACGGCTGCGGTGAGTTCATGCCACAAACTCACACCCCAACTGACCCCTCATCATACAAATGCGCCGCCTGTGGCTGCCACCGCAACTTCCACCGCCGGgaacccaccaccacaaccgccACCAGGACCCACTTCATTGACTTCCACCGCCCCCACCAAACCTCCACTTCCACCTCCACATCTCCACCAATATCACCATCACCTCAACCAACAAACTACGCCTATGGAGAGCATCTACTTCTCTCACTTAGAACTGCACCGGATCAAAACCACACGGTGGCGACGCCGGGAACACCGGTGGCGATCAAGATCAGTGGGAGGAAAAGATTCCGGACGAAGTTCAGCCAGGATCAGAAAGATAAGATGTTATCTTTTGCTGAGAAAGTAGGGTGGAAGATGCAGAGATGTGATGATAAGATGGTGGTGGATTTTTGCAATGAGATTGGGATCAGAAGAAGTGTTTTTAAAGTTTGGAtacataataataaaaatacgTTAGCCAAAAGAGAGAAAGACAGCCCAGCCACCGGTACGGCCACCGGCAACACCGTGGTTGCAGCAGCTTTAGTATGTAGTGATGACACTACTCATCAAGATCATGGGTCGTCTTCTTCATCTTAA